Proteins from a single region of Microbacterium sp. zg-Y818:
- a CDS encoding endonuclease/exonuclease/phosphatase family protein, whose protein sequence is MRVISYNLRKHRAAGELTDLVERHSANVLCLQEAVTADLPPQIGGLKLAGSTHRNRLGLAVYYRDNTFRALEARSMSLKKSLHDRVLKPAEERMLGVRLRDIDNNREFIVASFHAAPLTALNSLRRHQIKAALTELASLGESLPILMVGDYNYPVFKENLGQRVREAGYELTLSDVRTYTRYKFFRGHYDFATSVGFDIERVTTLPQGRSDHLPILVTATPSAVMRASEGAA, encoded by the coding sequence ATGAGAGTGATCTCGTACAACCTGCGTAAACATCGTGCCGCCGGCGAGCTGACGGATCTGGTCGAACGCCACAGTGCCAACGTGCTCTGCCTGCAAGAGGCGGTGACCGCCGATTTGCCCCCGCAGATCGGCGGCTTGAAGCTGGCGGGCTCCACGCACCGCAATCGGCTGGGCCTGGCGGTGTACTACCGCGACAACACCTTCCGCGCCCTCGAGGCGCGGTCGATGTCGCTGAAGAAGTCGCTGCACGACCGCGTGCTCAAGCCGGCCGAGGAGCGCATGCTGGGCGTGCGCCTGCGCGACATCGACAACAACCGCGAGTTCATCGTCGCGTCGTTCCACGCCGCGCCGCTGACGGCGCTGAACTCGCTGCGACGCCATCAGATCAAGGCGGCGCTGACCGAGCTGGCGAGCCTCGGCGAATCGCTGCCGATCCTCATGGTCGGCGACTACAACTACCCCGTGTTCAAAGAGAACCTGGGCCAGCGGGTGCGCGAGGCGGGCTACGAGCTGACGCTCAGCGACGTGCGCACGTACACGCGGTACAAGTTCTTCCGCGGCCACTACGACTTCGCCACGTCGGTCGGCTTCGACATCGAGCGGGTCACGACCCTGCCGCAGGGGCGCAGCGACCACCTGCCGATCCTCGTGACGGCCACTCCATCGGCGGTCATGCGCGCCAGCGAGGGCGCTGCCTGA
- the truA gene encoding tRNA pseudouridine(38-40) synthase TruA, protein MRIRLDIAYDGTHFRGWARQPQLRTVQGTIEDAIARILGGEPRLVVAGRTDAGVHATGQVSHLDLTEAQAARLQARRGRGDSAEAGADEAARIAALAGRIAGVLGQYPDVVVRRTSIAPDGFDARFSATSRRYEYRIADAVTGYDPLERHRTTTVRTSLDVAAMDAAARSLVGLHDFAAYCKPRDEATTIRTLLEFEWHRDAAGVLIAHVKADAFCHSMVRALVGACVAVGEGRLSPADVVELRDEGVRTSEFKVLAARGLTLTEVGYPADDLLAARAAQTRNRRDAE, encoded by the coding sequence GTGCGCATTCGCCTCGACATCGCCTACGACGGCACGCATTTTCGCGGGTGGGCCCGGCAGCCGCAGCTGCGCACCGTGCAGGGGACGATCGAAGACGCCATCGCGCGCATCCTGGGCGGTGAGCCCCGGCTCGTCGTGGCCGGACGCACGGATGCCGGTGTGCACGCGACCGGTCAGGTCTCGCATCTCGACCTGACCGAGGCGCAGGCCGCCCGCCTGCAGGCCCGTCGCGGGCGCGGCGACAGCGCAGAGGCCGGCGCCGACGAGGCCGCACGGATCGCGGCCCTCGCCGGCCGCATCGCGGGGGTGCTGGGCCAGTATCCCGACGTGGTGGTACGCCGCACGAGCATCGCCCCGGACGGGTTCGACGCCCGGTTCTCGGCGACGAGCCGTCGCTACGAGTACCGCATCGCCGACGCGGTCACCGGGTACGACCCGCTCGAGCGGCATCGCACGACGACGGTGCGCACGAGCCTCGACGTGGCCGCGATGGATGCCGCCGCCCGCTCGCTCGTGGGCCTTCACGACTTCGCGGCGTACTGCAAGCCCCGCGACGAGGCGACGACGATCCGCACGCTGCTGGAGTTCGAGTGGCACCGCGACGCGGCCGGCGTGCTCATCGCCCACGTGAAGGCCGACGCGTTCTGCCACAGCATGGTGCGCGCTCTCGTCGGGGCGTGCGTGGCGGTGGGCGAGGGACGACTGAGCCCTGCCGACGTCGTCGAGCTGCGCGACGAGGGTGTGCGCACCAGCGAGTTCAAGGTGCTCGCCGCGCGCGGGCTCACGCTCACCGAGGTGGGCTATCCGGCCGATGACCTGCTGGCCGCCCGCGCCGCGCAGACCCGCAACCGCCGCGACGCGGAGTAG
- a CDS encoding universal stress protein, which translates to MSETIVVGVTGAPAARRAVDWAVDRAAHHRNHRVELVSVVGGAIGTVGEGAVMDVVLDATNRMLQDEADRVSGSGVPVTTRVDAGNPVTTLAQASEKAELLVIGSDYRGPDSGPARGAHGIRIVAASHCPVVVVPDIEIHDRRGVVVGVDGSPVSEGAIKFAAAEADRLGEPLTAVCVWTPVVTPRTAPMVYPDLYLANMQRAAEERLALSLAGLRSQYPDLVIEEKAVQGYPSEVINELAATAKLAVIGTHGRNALTRFLLGSVSHEVLQRLATVTVVTR; encoded by the coding sequence ATGAGCGAAACGATCGTCGTGGGCGTCACGGGTGCCCCCGCGGCCCGCAGAGCCGTCGACTGGGCCGTGGACCGCGCGGCACATCACCGCAACCACCGCGTCGAGCTGGTGAGCGTCGTGGGCGGGGCCATCGGCACCGTCGGTGAAGGCGCCGTGATGGACGTGGTGCTCGACGCGACCAACCGCATGCTCCAAGACGAGGCGGATCGGGTATCGGGCTCGGGTGTGCCGGTGACGACGAGGGTGGATGCCGGCAATCCCGTCACCACGCTCGCGCAGGCATCCGAGAAGGCGGAGCTGCTGGTGATCGGCAGCGACTACCGCGGACCGGATTCCGGCCCCGCGCGCGGAGCGCACGGCATCCGCATCGTGGCGGCATCCCACTGCCCGGTCGTCGTCGTGCCCGACATCGAGATCCACGACCGCCGCGGTGTGGTGGTCGGCGTCGATGGCTCGCCGGTGTCGGAAGGGGCGATCAAGTTCGCCGCGGCCGAAGCGGACCGACTGGGCGAGCCGCTCACCGCCGTCTGCGTCTGGACGCCCGTGGTCACTCCGCGCACCGCCCCCATGGTTTACCCCGACCTGTACCTCGCGAACATGCAGCGGGCCGCCGAAGAGCGCCTGGCGCTCTCGCTCGCTGGGCTGCGGTCGCAGTACCCCGACCTGGTGATCGAAGAGAAGGCCGTGCAGGGATACCCCTCGGAGGTCATCAACGAGCTGGCCGCCACCGCCAAGCTCGCGGTGATCGGCACGCATGGACGCAACGCTCTCACGCGGTTCCTGCTCGGGTCGGTCAGCCACGAGGTGCTGCAGCGCCTCGCGACCGTCACCGTCGTCACCCGCTGA
- a CDS encoding fructose 1,6-bisphosphatase: MAVPPLARSARVPAAVALTAAVALSLTGCTQLFDTFNGSQPGVAVIRPEPSQTTTPGMEFESQFTYDGSVSLSSDVADDLEVRLDVWAADPKRTREWMPIGEKTFGFAVNVYDHRVDDKAVLTEKRRVYVSQIAITSQTSQTGGQVSTPFQFAADPRTLVPTDTLRSERGLLLNSFQGGLHVPATVIHQLPPDTFGVTLQFQLTISVEGSANDDTSFLQQTVYHQLPIAIFPQAEPETATGSETGSESGTPTQGPRP, translated from the coding sequence ATGGCTGTTCCCCCCTTGGCCCGCTCTGCCCGCGTGCCTGCTGCCGTCGCGCTCACCGCGGCCGTCGCGCTGTCGCTCACCGGCTGCACGCAGCTGTTCGACACGTTCAACGGCAGCCAGCCCGGAGTCGCGGTGATCCGACCCGAGCCGTCGCAGACGACCACCCCGGGCATGGAGTTCGAGTCCCAGTTCACCTACGACGGCTCGGTGTCGCTGTCGTCCGACGTCGCCGACGACCTCGAGGTGCGCCTGGACGTGTGGGCGGCCGATCCCAAGCGCACGCGGGAGTGGATGCCGATCGGCGAGAAGACCTTCGGCTTCGCCGTCAACGTCTACGACCACCGTGTCGACGACAAGGCGGTGCTCACCGAGAAACGCCGGGTGTACGTCTCCCAGATCGCCATCACCTCGCAGACCTCGCAGACCGGTGGCCAGGTCTCGACGCCGTTCCAGTTCGCCGCCGACCCCCGCACGCTCGTCCCCACCGACACGCTGCGCTCTGAACGCGGCCTGCTGCTGAACAGCTTTCAAGGTGGGCTGCACGTGCCTGCGACGGTGATCCACCAGCTGCCGCCGGACACGTTCGGGGTGACTCTGCAGTTCCAGCTGACGATCTCGGTCGAGGGCTCCGCCAACGACGACACGTCGTTCCTGCAGCAGACGGTCTACCACCAGCTGCCCATCGCCATCTTCCCGCAGGCCGAGCCCGAGACCGCCACCGGGTCAGAGACCGGTTCGGAATCGGGCACGCCCACGCAGGGCCCGCGGCCGTGA